The nucleotide window GCGGCGCCGGGCGAGCGCCTCGACGACGAGCCCGAACACCGTGCGCGGGACGGCGCCGGGCCGCAGGTCGGCGACCACGCCGGGCTCGGTGAGGTCGAAGGAGCCGACGCCGGTGGTGTTGTACCCGCCCTCGGTGACCGTGAGCGACACGATCCGCACCTGCGGGTCGGCCATCTTCTCCAGCACGGCCTCGGGGTCGTCGGGGGCGAGCAGGTACTCGACCATCGAGCCGACCACCCGCGCCTCCAGGGAGCCGTCGGGGTGCGCGAGCACCAGCGTGTACAGCCCGTCCTGGGCGGTGAGGACGTCGCGCATCCGGGCGTCCGAGGGCAGCACCCCCACCCCGCAGATGCCCCACCCCAGCGCCTGTCCCTGCTCCATCAGCCGGTCCAGGTACATCGCCTGGTGCGAGCGGTGGAAGCCGCCGACGCCCAGGTGCACGATGCCGGTCCGCACCGCGCTGCGGTCGTAGCCGGGGACGGACACCTCAGGCCCGAGGTCGTGCAGGGTGCTCGCGTCCAGCCGCATCACCACGCCGTCCCCGCACAGGCTGACCGGCAAACCACCGGCCCCTCGCCGCGCAGAGCGTGGCGCGGGACCCTCCCGTCAGCCCAGCAGCGCCTGGCGGAGCTCCGCGGCGTCGGTGCGCACCTGCTCCAGCACGGGCGCGAGGTCGCGTTCGCGCAGCTGGCCGCAGCTGACCCGCTCGATGGGCAGCTCCTCGTGGTGGCGGTCGACCAGCCGGGCGGCGACCTCGAACGCCGAGCGCAGCAGCGCACCGGAGAAGGAGCTCAGGTCCCCGACCTGCTTGAGCGGCACGAGCATGCCGATCGGGAAGCCCCACTGCTCCAGCGCCACCGAGGTCAGCCGCAGCGCCGAGATGCCGTAGCGCTGCACCTCCGCGGCCCGCCGCCCGTCGAAGGACCGTTCAGCGGTCCACAGCTCGCCGTAGCCGTCGGGGTCGTTGTGGTGCAGCAGCGCGACGCCCATCTGCGCGAGCAGTCCCAGGCACAGCGCGTCCTGCGGGCGTTCGGCGAAGCGGGGCGCCAGCGTCGAGGCGGCCAGCGCCAGGCTGGTCGAGGTCTCCCAGAAGTCCTCGGGCAGCCGCGACTCGTCGTCCAGGTCGGTGAGCGCCACGGTGGCCATCGTGCGCACGGTGGCGAACCCGATGACGGTGACCGCGAACTGCAGCGAGGTGACCCGCCCGCGCATGCCGTAGAAGGCGGAGTTGGCCAGCTTCATCACCCGGCCGGCGAGCGCGACGTCGCTGGCCAGGATGCGGGACAGCTCCCCGGCGCTGGCGTCGTCGCTGTTGGCGATCGAGACGATCTGGGCGGCGACCGGGCGCTGGGCGGCCATGGTGTCGATGCTGGCGAGCACGCGCTCGAGGTCGAACACCGGCGCGACGGCGAGGGTGGGCGTGGCGAGGGAGGTCACGGGTGCTCCAGGTCTGCGGTGCGGGGCGGGGCGGTGGGGGCGGGGAACCGGGCGGTGGTCGGCCGGTGGCTGGTCACCCGGTGGCACCGGCCTCGGCGAACCAGGTCGTGGCGTCGGCGGCCGACAGCGGCTCGGCGAGACTGAAGCCCTGCAGGTAGGTGGCGCCCAGGCGGGTGAGCTCCTCGGCCTGCTCCAGCGTCTCGACGCCCTCGGCGACGGTGCACAGCCCGAGGCTGCCGGCCAGCGCGATGATCGCGGAGGTGATCTCGGGGTGGCCGTCGGCGAGCTCGGCGACGAAGGAGCGGTCGACCTTGAGGCAGTCCAGCGGCAGGTGCCGGAGGTAGGCCAGCGAGGAGTAGCCGGTGCCGAAGTCGTCGATGGAGACCTGGACGCCGAGCGCGCGCAGCTGCTGCAGGACCTCGCGCGCCGAGGCGGGGTCCTTCATCAGGGCCGACTCGGTGAGCTCGATCGACAGCCGGTGCGGGCGCAGGCCGTGCCGCTCCAGCGCCGACTGCACGTGGCCGGTGAGGTGGGCGTCCAGCTGCAGGGCGGAGACGTTGACGTTGGCCCGGCCAGGTGCGGCCTCGCCCAGCTGTGCGTCCCACTCGGCCAGCTGCCGGCAGGTCTCGTCGAGCACCAGCAGGCCGAGCCCGGACACCAGGCCGGTCTCCTCGGCCAGCGGCACGAACGTGACCGGGCTGATCGGCCCGCGCTCGGGGTGCTCCCAGCGGGCCAGGGTCTCCACGGCGACGGGCTGACCGTCGGCGGTGCTGAAGATGGGCTGGTAGACGCAGCGGATCTCGCGGCGCTCGATGGCGTCGCGCAGGTCGGCGACCAGCCGCAGCTTGTCCCGGGCCTCGGCGCGCGCGTGCTGGTCCAGCACGGTGATCCGGCCCTTGCCGCCGGCCTTGGCCTGGTACATGGCGATGTCGCAGTCGCGGATGAGCTCCTCGGCGGCGACGTGCTCGGCGGTCTGCACGGTGACCCCGACGCTGGCGGTGGGCCGCACGTCGACCCCGCCGAGGGTCATCGGGTCACGCAGCGCGGCGCCGATGCGCTCGGCCAGCGCCACGGCGTCGTCCTCGTCGACGTCCTCGGCCACGACGACGAACTCGTCGCCGCCGAAGCGGGCCACCAGGTCACCGGGCCGCACGGTGGCGCGCAGCCGGCGGGCCACCTCGACCAGCAGCTCGTCGCCGGCGGCGTGGCCGAGGGAGTCGTTGACGACCTTGAAGTCGTCCAGGTCCAGGAAGATGCAGGCCAGCCTGCCGCCGCCGCCCGGGGTGAAGTGGTCGATGACGTGGTCGGCCAGCAGCGTGCGGTTGGGCAGCCCGGTGAGCGGGTCGTGGTTGGCCTGGTGGGCCAGCCGCGCCTCGAAGGCCAGCCGGTCGGTGACGTCCTCGATCGTGGCGACGAAGCCCGCGCCCACCCCGGGGGTGAACAGGTGGGAGAAGCGGATGACCGTGGTCCGCACGCCGCCGTCGTCGTGGACCAGCCGCGCCCGTGCCTCGCCCTCGCCACCGTCGAGCACGGCCACGGCCTGCTCGATGACGCCGTCGAGGTCCTCGGGGTGCACGGTGGTCATCCAGCCGGTGCCCAGCAGCTGCTCGGCCTGCGCGCCGACGAGGGTGCAGAACGCGTCGTTGACGTGGGCCAGGCGCATGCCCTGCTCCGAGAGCAGGGTCGGCACCGGGGAGCGCTCGGTGAGGGTGGAGAACCGGCGCTCGGAGGCGTCGGCGGTGGCCCGCAGGGCGCGCTCGGTCTCGTTGGCCGTGGACCTCAGCCGCACGCTCCAGCGCCGTCCGGCCGCCGACGGGACGGCGGTGACCGCGCAGTCGACGACCGCACCGCTGGCGCAGCGCACCGGCAGCGCCATGCTCACGGCGCGCTCGCGGCGCAGCAGCAGCTTGAGCTCGGCGGGGCTCAGGGACGGCAGCAGCACGTGGAAGGCGAGCGCGCGCAGGTCCTCCAGGGCGAGGCCGAGCAGCCCGACGGCCTTCTCGTTGCCCCAGCTGACGCGCAGGACGCCGTCCACCGGCTCCACGACGAGGATGGCCATGGCGTCGCTGACCCGCACGCCGTGGAAGACCGTCGCGACGATCTCGGCGGACACCTCGTGCTCGTCCACCACCCGCGTCCGCGCTGGCACGTGGGGGCCTCCTCCCGTCGCCCGACAGGACGCATCCGTGCGTCCTGACCAGAGCCTCGGCGCGGCGGGGACTCCTCTCCAGCACATCCGGCGGAACTCCCCCCAACGGGGCGGCGCCGCCGGCACCGGTCACAGCGGGTGAGCCCGGGCCCCCGGTGCACGGGGCCCCGGACGCCCGGGGCCCCGGCGCCGGAGGTCAGCAGCCACCACCCCCGCCGCCACCGCCGTCACCTCCGCCGCAGCCCCCGCCGTCA belongs to Modestobacter sp. L9-4 and includes:
- a CDS encoding HDOD domain-containing protein, with amino-acid sequence MTSLATPTLAVAPVFDLERVLASIDTMAAQRPVAAQIVSIANSDDASAGELSRILASDVALAGRVMKLANSAFYGMRGRVTSLQFAVTVIGFATVRTMATVALTDLDDESRLPEDFWETSTSLALAASTLAPRFAERPQDALCLGLLAQMGVALLHHNDPDGYGELWTAERSFDGRRAAEVQRYGISALRLTSVALEQWGFPIGMLVPLKQVGDLSSFSGALLRSAFEVAARLVDRHHEELPIERVSCGQLRERDLAPVLEQVRTDAAELRQALLG
- a CDS encoding bifunctional diguanylate cyclase/phosphodiesterase, whose protein sequence is MPARTRVVDEHEVSAEIVATVFHGVRVSDAMAILVVEPVDGVLRVSWGNEKAVGLLGLALEDLRALAFHVLLPSLSPAELKLLLRRERAVSMALPVRCASGAVVDCAVTAVPSAAGRRWSVRLRSTANETERALRATADASERRFSTLTERSPVPTLLSEQGMRLAHVNDAFCTLVGAQAEQLLGTGWMTTVHPEDLDGVIEQAVAVLDGGEGEARARLVHDDGGVRTTVIRFSHLFTPGVGAGFVATIEDVTDRLAFEARLAHQANHDPLTGLPNRTLLADHVIDHFTPGGGGRLACIFLDLDDFKVVNDSLGHAAGDELLVEVARRLRATVRPGDLVARFGGDEFVVVAEDVDEDDAVALAERIGAALRDPMTLGGVDVRPTASVGVTVQTAEHVAAEELIRDCDIAMYQAKAGGKGRITVLDQHARAEARDKLRLVADLRDAIERREIRCVYQPIFSTADGQPVAVETLARWEHPERGPISPVTFVPLAEETGLVSGLGLLVLDETCRQLAEWDAQLGEAAPGRANVNVSALQLDAHLTGHVQSALERHGLRPHRLSIELTESALMKDPASAREVLQQLRALGVQVSIDDFGTGYSSLAYLRHLPLDCLKVDRSFVAELADGHPEITSAIIALAGSLGLCTVAEGVETLEQAEELTRLGATYLQGFSLAEPLSAADATTWFAEAGATG